A single region of the Alkalinema sp. FACHB-956 genome encodes:
- a CDS encoding Uma2 family endonuclease — protein MSPIAPLTKRYTAEEYLALEVESTSRNEFRNGEIIEMTGGTPAHNEIVRMFVFLLTGALRKQPYSIFMTDQRLWIPGVNLYTYPDIMVTPRPVELKPDRRDTVMNPILIAEVLSDSTAGYDRGDKFSHYRSIDTFQEYVLVNQDRPHVEHYVKQAENQWLFTEYNSLEDKLTLASISVEIALQDLYEAIEFSS, from the coding sequence CCCGCTCACAAAACGCTATACCGCCGAGGAATATTTGGCCCTAGAGGTGGAGTCCACCAGTCGCAACGAGTTTCGTAACGGGGAGATTATCGAGATGACCGGAGGCACACCAGCCCATAATGAAATCGTGCGGATGTTTGTTTTTCTGCTCACAGGTGCTCTGCGCAAACAGCCCTACAGCATTTTTATGACCGATCAACGCCTTTGGATTCCAGGTGTAAACTTATATACTTACCCAGATATCATGGTCACGCCACGTCCCGTGGAACTCAAGCCCGATCGACGGGATACAGTCATGAATCCAATTTTGATTGCAGAAGTATTATCCGATTCAACCGCAGGCTATGACCGGGGTGATAAATTTTCCCATTACAGATCGATCGACACCTTCCAAGAATATGTCCTAGTCAACCAGGATCGTCCCCATGTGGAACACTATGTTAAACAAGCTGAGAATCAATGGTTATTTACGGAATACAACAGCCTGGAAGACAAATTGACATTAGCTTCTATCTCGGTAGAAATCGCCCTGCAAGACCTGTATGAAGCGATCGAATTCTCCAGCTAA
- a CDS encoding transglutaminase family protein, which translates to MRFDFGCRMQFSSSVDVPVILMLRPRSGYRQWIVQETYALEPFTLVTEYTDGYGNLCQRLIVPAGEFQLQVTGQAETLGLWELDQTAPWIAIEALPDSILQFVLPSRYCESDQVYDWASEITANLEPGYAQAEAIRQWIHDNIQYQYGTSDASTSALNVIQSRQGVCRDFAHLGIALCRSLNIPARMVVGYLHGLKPMDQHAWFEAYLGHRWCTFDATQTEHSEDRIVIAYGRDAADVALVTQFGPLQLNEMQVWIEAM; encoded by the coding sequence ATGCGATTTGATTTTGGCTGCCGGATGCAGTTTTCTAGTAGTGTGGATGTTCCTGTTATTCTGATGCTGCGCCCGCGTAGTGGCTATCGGCAATGGATTGTTCAGGAGACCTATGCCCTGGAACCCTTTACACTAGTGACGGAATACACCGACGGTTACGGCAACCTCTGTCAGCGATTGATTGTACCCGCGGGCGAATTTCAGCTCCAGGTGACAGGCCAAGCGGAAACCTTGGGGTTATGGGAATTGGATCAAACGGCACCATGGATCGCGATCGAAGCGTTACCGGATTCAATTTTGCAATTTGTGCTACCCAGTCGCTATTGCGAATCTGATCAGGTTTACGATTGGGCCAGTGAAATTACTGCGAATTTAGAGCCGGGATATGCCCAAGCGGAAGCGATTCGGCAGTGGATTCATGACAATATTCAGTATCAGTATGGGACCAGTGATGCCTCAACTTCTGCGCTGAATGTCATCCAAAGTCGCCAAGGGGTCTGCCGAGATTTTGCCCATTTGGGGATTGCGCTTTGTCGGAGTCTCAATATCCCGGCCAGAATGGTAGTGGGGTATTTGCATGGCCTCAAGCCGATGGATCAACATGCTTGGTTTGAGGCTTATCTGGGCCATCGCTGGTGCACCTTTGATGCAACCCAAACGGAACATTCGGAGGATCGCATTGTAATTGCCTATGGGCGGGATGCGGCAGATGTGGCCCTTGTGACCCAGTTTGGGCCGCTACAGCTGAACGAGATGCAAGTCTGGATTGAGGCAATGTAA